The following coding sequences are from one Vibrio syngnathi window:
- a CDS encoding DUF2391 family protein — protein MKLSFNFEDASQIFVGSFALAVPISFSEEAWKLGETLPSANLLLLFLLSAVFLGFYTYESVFQKDIVARLPVFIFRIVIAYVMTAMVVALVLTCLDKLPLLSDPIVSIKRVIVISMPASMGAIVVDSFDKE, from the coding sequence ATGAAATTAAGCTTTAACTTTGAAGATGCTAGCCAGATCTTTGTAGGATCTTTTGCTTTGGCCGTGCCGATTTCTTTTTCTGAAGAAGCGTGGAAGTTAGGAGAGACTTTACCGAGCGCTAATCTATTGCTGTTATTTTTACTATCAGCTGTGTTCCTCGGTTTCTATACGTATGAGAGTGTATTTCAGAAAGATATTGTCGCTCGGTTGCCGGTGTTTATTTTCAGAATAGTTATTGCTTACGTCATGACGGCAATGGTCGTTGCTTTAGTGCTAACTTGTTTGGATAAACTACCTTTATTAAGCGACCCAATTGTATCGATCAAAAGAGTGATCGTTATTTCCATGCCAGCGTCTATGGGGGCTATTGTGGTGGATAGTTTCGATAAAGAGTGA